In Bacillus sp. S3, the sequence ACCCGGGCATAACTGGGATGAGCAGATAAAAGAAGTTTTTGATTCACTCCATTGGCACGGATAGTAAGAATCACTTCATTTTTATAAGGCTGATGAACCTTGTTTATTCTTCCACCCCTCAGGGCAGAAATTAGTTCATCGACCATTGCTTTTGTAAATAAACCATCAAATGACATCGAAAACATCCTTTTCTTCAAACGTATGTAAACTTCATTATATCCTACTATTTTATCATCTGTCTTATTTTACTCTGCAATGACATTTTCAACTAGCATTTTTTTGGACGACCCTGAATAAGCTTTCTTTAGAGCTAGTCTGAATGATTAAAGGGGGAAGTGAGATGGTCGGATGAAATTCCATGAAATGAAGATAGATCAAGTAGAAAAGGCCTTAGAAACCGACTTTTCTTCTGGATTGTCACAGGAAGAAGTAAAAAAAAGGATCAAACAGCACGGACTAAATGAATTAGAAGAGGGAGAAAAGCAATCTGCTTTACTCTTATTTTTTAGTCAATTTAAAGATTTTATGGTCCTGGTGCTTCTTGCTGCAACTTTGATTTCCGGGTTGCTTGGAGAATATATTGATGCCATCGCAATCATCGCAATCGTCATTATTAACGGCTGTCTTGGCTATTACCAGGAGAGGCGGGCTGAGAAATCACTGCAGGCCTTGAAAGAATTATCTGCACCACAGGTATCCGTACTAAGGGATGGAATATGGTTGAAGATTCCATCAAAAGAAATTGTGATAGGCGATATTTTAAAGTTTACCAGCGGCGACCGGATTGGCGCCGATGTTCGTGTCATTGAATCAACAAGCCTAGAAATTGAAGAATCCGCCTTAACAGGGGAGTCTGTCCCGGTTTCTAAACATATTGACAGTTTAACCAACCCTAACCCAGGAATAGGGGATATGGAGAATATCGCTTTCATGGGCACGATGATAACTAGGGGAAGCGGTATTGGCGTAGTTATCGCAACCGGAATGAAAACGGCAATGGGGCAAATTGCTGATCTGCTTCAAAATGCCGAGTCGCAAGAAACTCCCTTGCAGCGCCGTTTAGAGCAGTTGGGAAAAATTTTAATCACAGTTGCTTTGCTGTTAACCATCCTCGTAGTTGTTGTTGGAGTGTTGCGCGGTCACGAATTATATGAAATGTTTTTAGCGGGAGTTTCACTTGCGGTGGCTGCGATACCTGAAGGGCTGCCTGCGATTGTGACCGTGGCCTTATCCCTTGGTGTTCAGAAAATGATCAGGCAAAATGCAATTGTCAGGAAACTGCCTGCCGTCGAAACGCTTGGTTGTGCCTCGGTTATTTGTTCTGACAAAACAGGGACGATGACACAAAACAAAATGACGGTTACCCACCTTTGGAGCGGCGGTCTTACGTGGACCGTCGAGGGGGTTGGATACCAGCCGAAAGGAAGTTTTTTTCAGGGCGAGCGAATAGTTCTTCCAAGAGATGAAAAAGCATTGCAGCAAATGCTGATTTTTGGGATGCTTTGTAACCACTCGGATTTAGTTTTAAAAGATGATGATTTTATTCTTGACGGTGATCCGACAGAGGGTGCATTACTAGTAAGTGCAATGAAGGCAGGCTTTAATCGCCAAAAATTATTGGATGAGTTTACTATTATAAATGAATTCCCATTTGACTCTGCCAGAAAAATGATGAGTGTGCATGTAAAAGACAAGCAAGGCAAGCATTTCATTGTAACCAAAGGGGCACCTGACGTTATTTTAGGAATTTGTGAATCGATTCTTTGGGATGAACGGACACAATATATGAATAAGGAAACACATGTAAAGGTTCAGGACGCCGTAAATGGTCTTGCCTCACAGGCGCTCAGAACGATTGCGATTGCCTTTAAGCCAATCCCAGCTAATACCGTTATTTTGAGTGAGCAGGAGGCCGAGAAAAAACTAACCTTTATTGGTGTCCAGGGCATGATTGATCCGCCAAGGCCGGAAGTAAAAGCCGCTGTTAAGGAATGTAAAGATGCAGGAATAAAGACCGTAATGATTACCGGTGACCATGTCATTACTGCAAAAGCCATTGCCACACAGCTTGGAATTTTGACGAAAAAAAGCAAGGTGCTCGATGGTAAAGCATTAGCAGATATGTCGGTGGATGAGCTTGAGGAAGTCGTTGAGGATGTTTCTGTTTTTGCCAGGGTTTCACCGGAACATAAGCTGAAAATCGTGAAGGCCTTGCAGAATAGAGGTCATATCGTTGCCATGACGGGTGATGGGGTAAATGATGCCCCTGCCATCAAAGCGGCAGATATTGGTGTAGCGATGGGGATCACCGGCACGGATGTCGCGAAAGAAGCATCGGCCCTTGTCTTGTTAGATGACAATTTTGCCACGATTAAGGCAGCAATTAAAGAGGGCAGGAACATCTATGAAAATATCCGTAAATTCGTCCGCTACCTATTAGCATCCAATGTGGGTGAAATATTAGTTATGTTATTTGCCATGCTGCTCGCCTTGCCGCTGCCGCTAGTTCCAATCCAAATTCTTTGGGTCAATTTAGTAACAGATGGGCTGCCGGCAATGGCGCTTGGCCTTGATCGTCCGGAGGAGAACGTAATGAAACGGGGACCGCGCAGTCCAAACGAAGGGATCTTTTCCCGCGGTCTCGGCTGGAAAGTTGTATCACGTGGATTCCTGATTGGAATTGTCACATTATTAGCCTTCATTATTGTCTACCATAACGATCAATCGCAGCTGACATATGCGCAGACTGTTGCCTTTGCAACCCTTGTCATGGCCCAGCTGATTCATGTGTTTGATTGCCGCAGTGAAAAATCGGTCCTTTCTAGAAACCCGTTTGGGAATCCGTATCTTGTATGGGCAGTGATTTCTTCTCTTGCGTTAATGTTTGTGGTTATTTATTATCCG encodes:
- a CDS encoding calcium-translocating P-type ATPase, SERCA-type; this translates as MKFHEMKIDQVEKALETDFSSGLSQEEVKKRIKQHGLNELEEGEKQSALLLFFSQFKDFMVLVLLAATLISGLLGEYIDAIAIIAIVIINGCLGYYQERRAEKSLQALKELSAPQVSVLRDGIWLKIPSKEIVIGDILKFTSGDRIGADVRVIESTSLEIEESALTGESVPVSKHIDSLTNPNPGIGDMENIAFMGTMITRGSGIGVVIATGMKTAMGQIADLLQNAESQETPLQRRLEQLGKILITVALLLTILVVVVGVLRGHELYEMFLAGVSLAVAAIPEGLPAIVTVALSLGVQKMIRQNAIVRKLPAVETLGCASVICSDKTGTMTQNKMTVTHLWSGGLTWTVEGVGYQPKGSFFQGERIVLPRDEKALQQMLIFGMLCNHSDLVLKDDDFILDGDPTEGALLVSAMKAGFNRQKLLDEFTIINEFPFDSARKMMSVHVKDKQGKHFIVTKGAPDVILGICESILWDERTQYMNKETHVKVQDAVNGLASQALRTIAIAFKPIPANTVILSEQEAEKKLTFIGVQGMIDPPRPEVKAAVKECKDAGIKTVMITGDHVITAKAIATQLGILTKKSKVLDGKALADMSVDELEEVVEDVSVFARVSPEHKLKIVKALQNRGHIVAMTGDGVNDAPAIKAADIGVAMGITGTDVAKEASALVLLDDNFATIKAAIKEGRNIYENIRKFVRYLLASNVGEILVMLFAMLLALPLPLVPIQILWVNLVTDGLPAMALGLDRPEENVMKRGPRSPNEGIFSRGLGWKVVSRGFLIGIVTLLAFIIVYHNDQSQLTYAQTVAFATLVMAQLIHVFDCRSEKSVLSRNPFGNPYLVWAVISSLALMFVVIYYPPLQPIFHTMPIAAKDWLLIVGLSSIPTFLLAGTFLLRKTK